The Engystomops pustulosus chromosome 7, aEngPut4.maternal, whole genome shotgun sequence DNA window CCCCACCAATGATCGTAACTCCTTCAGACATGGGTTGTTTTTCTACAGTACATCTCTGAGCCGGCCTACTTGGACTATGCTTGGCGCATATAATAACAGTAAGGTGACAAGGGTGGTGCCCAATTTTTCCCTAAACTAGGATTAGTTGTCCTTCTCAGTCTGTCTGTTTTggtaacaatgggggagatttatcttttctatTTCTAGATTTTCTTTCACTCTAGTTCTTcttttgtcttgtttcttaggGTGCTGTCCACCTAAGATAAATTAGACTAAGGATGCTGTCCCTCATTAGCGTTTTGATTTAGTTTTGCAATGGAATCAAAACACACTGGGGCGTCCCATGactgatcacatatgtgtttgtGAGCAAACACATGTTATCTGCAATCGGCACCCGGTGTCTtgtgtaaatgcaagacaccgtaTGCTGATGGCAGATCGCAGGCCCTTGCATACAAACCCATGTGCGATTGGCTGTGGGCCGCCCCAGTGTGTTTAGATTCTGTTACAAAAATCAAAATGCTAACATGGGACAACAACcttagtctaatttgtcttagGTGGATTTTTCTTGTATTAAGTTGCACCTGTACCTGTCTAACATCGCTGCCTGTTGTGGGATTGAGAAAAAAAGGTGTAAATTTTTGCAAAAAGAAGTTGGTTGCCCTGTTTCTTCCTGCAAAGTGCACCACTGACCAGTCGAGTTAATGCACATTTtttgaaaagtgaaaaataaagatgaatCTCCCTCATAGTTTAAACCTCCTGTAGGAAACAGATATCATGCCTATCTTTACTATATAGTACTAAACATTAGTGAATTGTCCCTCAGGCTATCAAGCCCTTGTCAGTGGCGTTTTGGGTTTTTCAGGACATAAGGTTGAGCCAGAAAAATTATGTTCagctttgtatttttttataaccTTTTATTATAgcgacagaattttaaaaaaatcttttcattTTGAAAAACAGTGTTTTCAAAAGTATGAGCTTTTGCCCAAATTTCTTACCGATTTGAGAGAATACCCTAACTGTTATTAAAGCTTCAGGACTGTATAAAAGAAAAATCCAGTCATGAAATAAAGGACATCCTCTTTGAATTTTGTTTTATGATTTTACCGGCCAGTGCCGAAACACCAGCAATACAAAGATGCTTTGGCCTCTCAGTATATTAGGTGCACAAATAATTGATCATCATCAAATGTAACCACCTCTATAAATGCAGGGGTTTTATCAGTTTGCTGACCTGGAGAATGTGTGTGTTAACACAATGCCAAAAAGGAAAGTTATCGGTAAAAATTTTAAACACTTTGTGAATGGATTGTTTTAGGCCTGAAGTTCCAAGCTATTATTTGCAATTCAATCATAAAAGTATGGCATGACAGTGGAAGCAATCAATTTCCTCATCTTGCAAGTGTCTTCTTATGTGACCTTGAGCATCAAGTACAGcttgaagacaatggggcacatttacttacccggtcctgacacgatccccgatccggacggtccgacgaagatcctgcatatgttgcttccccgctcaggtccaccagagttcaccttcttcttcctggtgcaagtattgtggcacaatttaaatgttaaatcccgagcattgtctgaatccgtcggatcgtttgacattccgccccctgatttgtgtctcgTGAAACcctgcgccgatgtgccaaaatccgatcgcatgtgacacaatcccttttTAAATGAGGGGCAAAATGATAATAGTCGGAATATATGACATTTGTGTGGTCCACACACCCTTAGTAAGTGAACCCCAGTGTTTTATGCTGTTCACCAGTTGACTTACAATCTTCTCTGGCAGCTCCCTCTTTTTTGAAGGATGACTCAGTCATTGAGGTTCTGAGTTACTGATCTTACCAGAACAGACCAGTTTTGAATAGATTCATGTGAGAAGAAAGTGTTCCCTCCTGTTGAGGTCCCTCAGTCTCCAGCAGCCGCCGCCTACTGATGCAACTTGGGGACCTGGTGCATTGCTGTCCACGAAGATAAAAATAGGCCTGTTTAATCCATGAAGAGGCTGAATTAATAGATAAATATTGATAATTCAAGTTGTCACTGTAGAATTCACAAACTGGCAGTTCTTTATTGACTagacacaactgaccacactgtaacaCCATCCCTATTAGGTAAAAACAGTAGCTTATGAACAGTTTCCTCTGACCTCATTGGCAGCTATAATTTCTGCTCTGTCTGAATTGACTTTCGTTAATGAATGAATTGGAATGGTCGGACACAAAAGTTGGGTACATCTgatatggaatccagtcacactgattgtaATCTTTAAATCAATAGTGTTTATTTTTCACACAGGTGAGTGTAACGTTTCGGTCAAACATTGACCTTCGTCAGACACAATCTGTGGTGTACAGGAGGGAGTCGAGCTGCTATGCAGGCGTTCAGCGCTAGGAAGGAATGGCGGTATCACCGCTCTGTGGTCTGGGAGCGCTGGGATACCGCCATTCCTTCCTAGCGCTGAACGCCTGCATAGCAGCTCGACTCCCTCCTGTACACCACAGATTGTGTCTGACGAAGGTCAATGTTTGACCGAAACGTTACACTCACCTGTGTGAAAAATAAACACTATTGATTTAAAGATtacaatcagtgtgactggattccatatcAGATGTATTGATGGGATTGGgtccctatccagagcacctgaacaaGCTATTTTTAAGGTGTGCGGTACGACTCCTTTACACAAAAGTTGGGTACATCTCCACTCCCTTACAGGTGCCTAAAATTAGGGGCATTCTTCATCCTGCTTTAACAACTTTCTGTGACTTTACCAGGCTCTGTTGCAACCTGTTGATGACACTCTGTGAGACTTTTAGGTCAATGGCCACTGAGAACATCCTACTTGAAGTCAATGTCCAGGTACTGTTCACCAATTATTAGgtgttaccatactgtacaagTTGCTGTATGCTTGGCCCACAAATATAAGCAAAATCAAAATATATTTTACTGGGTGTCTAAATTAAGTGGTGACAATAAAGGGCTGTAGATTGAGGAACATGGTCAACAATCAGTTTTCTCACACTATCCTTGACTTCTTTGTTTCTAATACTATAAATAATGGGGTTAAACATGGGAGTAACCACAGTATACAGGATGGAGACGGCTCTGTCTCGATCTACAGAGTAGCTCCCCCGAGGACGTAAATATGTAAAAACAATGGCACCATAATATAGAGAAACCACTGAAAGATGGGAGACACATGTAGAGAAGGTCTTGTGCCTTCCAGTTGTTGAGCGGATCCTGAAGATAGTTGAAATAATCTGAACATATGACATAAGTGTCAACACAAAAGAGCACAGACCTACAATCCCACCAGAGATATAAACTGCTATTTCATTCGTTAAAGTGTCCGTACAAGATAATCGGAAAAGAGGAGGCATCTCACAGAAGTAATGATTCACATGCCTGGACCTACAGTAGGGCAACCGGAAAGTGATATATGCGTAGTAAATGGAGTTCAAGAAGTTAAAAGACCAGGTTCCAACAGAAAGAAGAAGACAAAGCCTTAAGCTCATAAATGAACCATAGTGTAGTGGGtgacagatggccacatatctaTCGTAGGCCATGAGTGCCAAAATAATGCACTCAGTCCCTCCCAAAGCTAGGTGGAAATACATCTGAGCGGCACATCCCCAAAAGGAAATGCTCCTGTCTTCAGCCAAAGTACTCACCAAAAGTTTGGGCACAATGGTGGTGGAAAAGCAAAGGTCAATAAGTGAGAGATTACTGAGGAAAAAGTACATGGGGGTCTGCAGACGAGGTTCAGTCCTTACCACTACAATGATCAAAATATTCCCTGTTAGAGTGACCATATACATCATCAAGAGTATCGTAAAATATAACGGTTGTAGAGATGGGTCAGTGGAAAGACCAATCAAGATAAATTCATATGAAGATGTTTCGTTCAAGTGTTTCATTCCACTTGTCAGAGGAAACCTAAAGGAAACAGTCAACACCAAAAGTTATTGCTTATATCTGATTATACATTAGAAGTttcaatgtataaaatatatttgaaatAAATTGCATCTCTCCACAGTACAAGGGAAATATCTTTTTGTAGAGATGGGTCAGTGGAAAGACCAATTAGGATGAATTCATTAGAGGAAGTTTTGTTCAAGTATTTCATACCACGCTTCAAAGGAAACCTAAAGAAATTCAGAGACAACATCCCATGTTATTACGTTTTAGAATTCTAGATTCTCTACTTAATGACTTAAAATAGTCCTTACAATGTTGGTCTGCCTGTGGTGGATATGTTATATAATATGCTCATGACCGTTTGATGAATCAAAGTTATGTGAATCGATTTTATTGCAATGTCTCAAGAACCATAAAAAGATCATCCTATAAACCAGTATTTAAATAAGAATAGGTGTCAATCACTCAGCCGTCCCTCAGTGTCCCACAGGCCGAGGCTGGTACATCTCAAAGTAATTAGTTGTTTTTTCTATTTCCAAGAACTTTTCATGGCCTAAGACATGtatttaacataaaataaaagatacatttgaATAATTTGTGTTTATctttttaaataaatacataataaaacagcaagatttaaaaaaacaaaaaaaaactaaagaaaaagaaGAACGAAAGTCACTatttattatactagttataaaaaaaatataattaaatatattttttttatccatagTATCTACTATATAGGGAATAATTTTATACAACATGTTTTCTCCATAAAAAATTCTTCTTCAAGTCCTTTGATAGTGTAGCAAGTACTTCAGGACACCCTATATATGGACTATTAGTAAGATTCACAGACTAtaattttttcttcattttttaatatatatttttttattaattgactgtatatagcagtgatggcgaaccttttagagaccgggtgcccaaactacaaccaaaacccacttatttattgcaaagtgccagcacggcaatttaagtcgttatttattgctacctgttctaccacaacttttaATCATATCGGCTTCTAGtggacaacaaaacagttgaaagaagaaggacaAATTTGGACTAATGTTGTAGTATCTCGCTATGGTCCCCCTGTATAGGAAGAAGCCAggaggagctctaaagataatcctcccctttgcacatgttctacctcttcctgcagtcccaagaaatcaagaatgtgttgctttaaaatattactgagagcagcatttcttgagtcgcctgggactgaaggatgattctttgagttctatgtcgagtgctatattgatggcctgggtgcccaaaacgagggctctgaatgccacctctggcacccgtgccatagcttCGTCACCACTGGTATATAGATTCATTTTTACTAACATTTTCAAACAAATAAAACAGCTAAAGCCTCAGAAATAAAAAcacataatgaaaaaaacaagtaAATAATATCATAACTTAGGAAGGAGAAGAAACCTAAAAGAACAACCCAAGATATATTATTCTAGTGTTCACAGAAACCACATAAGCTCAGCAGGACTATCTCCCATCTACCAGCATGTCCGTTGATCCtaataatgtataatatacagaagATAATTTTCTAGTAGCAAAGCTTCATGTATTCAGTATTTTACAATTCTCTTCACAATGACCTAAATCTCAAAAATTCTTCTGACCTCCAATGATGAGCTTTCAACTTTCATTGTGCCCGATAGTCTACCAAAAACTCACCTACAGAACATTTTGGAGGCATCTGAAGTAGGGAAATTGAGTTTAATCAACACAGTTTAGAAGTTGAGTCtcgcaaaaatgttttaaatcaccttaaaaattattttcttataACTTACTTTCTTTTGGCATACCCAACGAATATACAAGTTGGCACAATACCCAGCACTGGGATCGATCTGGCATTGCACGTCGTTATGATTTACCCATTGCATTAACTTATTGGAACTGAAAAAATCTCTCTGTATTAAAGCTTGTATTTAGAATATTAAATTCTTTGAAGACTTTCCAGAAGCTTTTTAATTCTCTGTTATGTCTCACATACTATATAATTTGGTTATACAGGTAACATTCTATTGACATTGACAACATTTCATATACAGTGAAATATATTGATcttttatgatatatttttgtgttttaaagGAATAACATACATTATAAGCCAAAATTACATATAACAATGGGCACTTTAAGCAAAGCTGATACACAGGGCTTGTGCCTTGTGCTGGGTCCAGAAGGGTGGACCTATCTGGAGTCAATTGGCCAATAAACCCTATAGTAGACAAATAATGTCATCATTTTGCTCCGAGTTGTTTCTCATTTCCTTCTGTACAGCTAAAAGGTATTTCCTCATGTGAGTAGATAGAGGATGGAGGAGTCAAATGCTGGGTTAGAATGGAGTCCCAAAAATTTGTGTCCTGGGCAGGGTATTCTAGCTAAGGTATTTTCTCCCCAGTTTACAGGTATGATTTCTCCATCGTTGGAACAGGAGATACCTCTAGTATGGTAGAAGTCAAAACCCAGGTCTGAGGGACAACTTCACTAATTCATGGCCTTAAATGAAGTGGAACAAAAGCTATGTGTACAAAACGtggtttatatataatattatagtcCTAATAAATTGAGCTGAGAATATTTACTGTGTAAGATACAATATACTCAGTGGAGTGCTAAGCAATCAAATGCCCTTTTCTAATTAATCTCTTATGACCCGGTACAACTATGTCAAAACATAGTCAACATTTTAGAATGAATTATGAAAAATTCAAAGATAAAATTTCTGGAGCTGCCATGTTCCATttccttaacgccgaagccacttttcaccttcctgacacggcctattttttcaaatctgtcctataagtggttataacttcggaacgctttaacatatccaagtgattttcacattattttctcgtgacactttgtacttcatgttagttgaaaaattttggtggtttgttttgcgtttatttatagaAAAATGGATATtgggtaaaaatttggaaaaatttgctgTTTTGgagattcaaaatgttctactttttccatacatagtcataacagcaaaactaCTTGATAGCTAACATTaaacgaatgtctgctttatgtgaaCTTGGTTTCttatgcatcctcttatttttgtaaaatgttatggggctttgaacattaggtgtgatttttcccattttcataaaaaacacaaaatcagctATTGATGGaccagatttcaagtcactttaggattcccaaataaatataaaaccccataaattacccactTACAGAAAATGCAACCCTTaacatacgtaaaacaacttttatgaagtttgttaaccctttaattgttttacaggggttaaaacaaaatcggatgcaattttgaaataaacatttatttgactaaattaaaaatgtgtttttcataaaatgtacaaaatctCTGTGAAAAAAATATCTAAACAGTCCACCAAGTttcatacccaatctctcccgagtataacaatcccccagatgtggtggtgactgctatattggcacacgccagggcatcgaagggaagctgcgccattcagagcagattatgcattgtcactttttattggctatacaatctttacttttttttgtaatttggacaaataagggctaactttttgcgacatgagatgcactttacaaatacttcgttttagtgggtcattagcttattgatgagaatttattaactcttgaatgtatagcggaaaataaaattgtcaattttggtttcctttctttgagtattttttggggtcgtacaccgtacactaaaaatatcaaattatctttattctatagatcactttgattatggtgataccttatttatatagttttttatatatttttactattttaatggtTTTAACCTGTAAACAGTGGATATATCCATCGGTGAGCTGCTGCCGCTTCAGCTTGTCACTGAAGCTGAATCAGTTTTAGGAAGCTTGGGAGTGAGTTTCAATATCCAATATCTAAATGCCATGGTCAGCACGGCTGCAGCCATCTTTTAGTTTTCTCCTGGGGATTCCTGCCATGATTACCTTTCCACCTGTTGTTCTCAGGGGGTTCTGATCACTGAGATTGCATTGTGGCTGGTTCCTCAAAGGGTTATAGAAGAGTGGGCCATATTTCCTCCAAAACAATCTGAGATACTAATAAACTTGTATGGTAAGTTATTTTTAATccaatttttcttttaaaaggGGGTCCTTAAATCTCATAAAACATTGCATATTGAGTTCTGTGGACATGGCTTTTcaattttgtctttgtttttggtAGATAAAAATTACCTGGTGGAATGTACTTTAAAACCCTTAAATGTCCTCGTTATGTGGGATAAACTTTTCTTTTCCAATCATGTATGTAAACTAGTTCCATTCTTAGAAATCAGTTGTTAACTTTTGATTTTCCATTACGGTGTTAAAAATAGACACGTTTACAATTATATATCAGTAAAACACTATAAAACATTTAGTAATGTTAAGTAAATACTTTTAATGGTTTCACCCATATGTTTTTACAGTTTTCTCTACTTGGCCCCGATCATTTTATTGTAGTCTTTCTcataataattaatttaaaaaatgttaaatttgcTTGCAGAACCGTGGCTTACCACGTGGTGTGCTGTTTAGGGAACACAAATTGGTGATTAACGTACCATAAACAATCTTTATTCTTATCATTTTAGAGTAGTACTCAATCTTTAAGGTCAATGGTCCAATTTTTTCTTTAGTATCACCATTGTCACAATTTGCTATAGTATACACATTGGCTTATGCTGAATTTGTAGGGTAAGCGTCAGATGgactacaaatgtaaaaaaaaatccctgtccATTATTacaaatttttagatttttctgaATTCAGTGACTGAAATGAAGGTCTTCAGACTGAGTAAATCGGTTGACAAATAGTTTCCTCACACTTCCCTTGACTTCCTTATTCCGTATACTATAAATAATGGGGTTAAACATGGGAGTAACCACAGTATAAAGAATGGAGACAGCTCTATCCCGATCAACAGAGTAGCTTCCCCGAGGACGTAAATATGTGAAAACAATGGCACCATAATATAGAGAAACCACAGAAAGGTGGGAGACACATGTAGAGAAGGCTTTGCGCCTTCCGGTACTTGAGCGGATCTTCAGGATGGTTGAAATAATCTGAACATAGGACATAAGTGTCAACACAAAAGAACACAGTCCTACAATCCCACCAGAGAT harbors:
- the LOC140070072 gene encoding olfactory receptor-like protein OLF3, producing the protein MKHLNETSSYEFILIGLSTDPSLQPLYFTILLMMYMVTLTGNILIIVVVRTEPRLQTPMYFFLSNLSLIDLCFSTTIVPKLLVSTLAEDRSISFWGCAAQMYFHLALGGTECIILALMAYDRYVAICHPLHYGSFMSLRLCLLLSVGTWSFNFLNSIYYAYITFRLPYCRSRHVNHYFCEMPPLFRLSCTDTLTNEIAVYISGGIVGLCSFVLTLMSYVQIISTIFRIRSTTGRHKTFSTCVSHLSVVSLYYGAIVFTYLRPRGSYSVDRDRAVSILYTVVTPMFNPIIYSIRNKEVKDSVRKLIVDHVPQSTALYCHHLI